One stretch of Bombus vancouverensis nearcticus chromosome 16, iyBomVanc1_principal, whole genome shotgun sequence DNA includes these proteins:
- the LOC143303778 gene encoding uncharacterized protein LOC143303778 isoform X3 → MLHHLPRSFPQHHLILRYALDTYYGCLQSSYICGHNGFRHLCCSTNSAMLPYWLLYMVFRKPRSITYFARKPSRMMITCSQGFCYLYYSTNSVTLPFDLSTI, encoded by the exons atgttgcatcacttacctagatcattcccacaacatcatctgattcttcgatatgccttggatacttactacggttgtcttcaatcgtcttatatctgtggccataatg gtttccgccatctgtgttgttcgacgaacagtgccatgcttccata ctggctgttgtacatggtgtttcgcaaaccgagatccataacctattttgcacgtaaaccttctcgtatgatgattacttgttcacaag gtttttgctatctgtattattcgaccaacagtgtcacacttccttttgatttatccacaatatag
- the LOC143303778 gene encoding uncharacterized protein LOC143303778 isoform X2, translated as MCIMHCVCDRYCVLQNPLLHVRYNNITILRRLIHNKISFYFQLIYLNYFLTTFYTYQLFYFFLLICDIHACTLPCMVINCSRGFRHLCCSTNSAMLPYWLLYMVFRKPRSITYFARKPSRMMITCSQGSCHTLCSANNDP; from the exons atgtgtataatgcattgtgtgtgcgaccgctattgtgtattacaaaatccacttctacatgttagatataataatataacaatactacgtagattaatacataataagatatccttttactttcaattaatctatcttaattattttctaaccactttctacacttatcagctattttatttcttcttgttaatctgcgacattcatgcatgtacactaccttgtatggtgattaattgttcacgag gtttccgccatctgtgttgttcgacgaacagtgccatgcttccata ctggctgttgtacatggtgtttcgcaaaccgagatccataacctattttgcacgtaaaccttctcgtatgatgattacttgttcacaag gtagctgtcatacattatgttccgcgaacaacgatccataa
- the LOC143303778 gene encoding uncharacterized protein LOC143303778 isoform X1: MCIMHCVCDRYCVLQNPLLHVRYNNITILRRLIHNKISFYFQLIYLNYFLTTFYTYQLFYFFLLICDIHACTLPCMVINCSRGFRHLCCSTNSAMLPYWLLYMVFRKPRSITYFARKPSRMMITCSQGFCYLYYSTNSVTLPFDLSTI; the protein is encoded by the exons atgtgtataatgcattgtgtgtgcgaccgctattgtgtattacaaaatccacttctacatgttagatataataatataacaatactacgtagattaatacataataagatatccttttactttcaattaatctatcttaattattttctaaccactttctacacttatcagctattttatttcttcttgttaatctgcgacattcatgcatgtacactaccttgtatggtgattaattgttcacgag gtttccgccatctgtgttgttcgacgaacagtgccatgcttccata ctggctgttgtacatggtgtttcgcaaaccgagatccataacctattttgcacgtaaaccttctcgtatgatgattacttgttcacaag gtttttgctatctgtattattcgaccaacagtgtcacacttccttttgatttatccacaatatag